The Misgurnus anguillicaudatus chromosome 21, ASM2758022v2, whole genome shotgun sequence genome includes a window with the following:
- the pstpip1b gene encoding proline-serine-threonine phosphatase-interacting protein 1b isoform X2: MSLGADFTDQSGYEAILQRLQDGRHMCKDVEELFKMRAMAEERYGRELVAIARKAEGLTEIGTLKASFDKMKAEIEKTGNLHIQLSEKIREDVQKVEAFREHQREQRKKLEEIIEKLQKSKVALHKKTMESKRLHEQRCKEADEAEQAIGKKTNVNTSTHRQSEKVLNRARICRQSANLAEKQYTWNAEQLQKSLQDWESTYRSACEVFQQQESERINILRCVLWDHCNLLSVQCVNDDECYEEVRKVLELCDIIADNNCFIEMKKTSCRPPAPTEFQCYSEVNSNQSPRRLETNRLSVMLPIRVPFCGNLEGGRNSGGPFTPAEERGGISEKYMVLYNFRAQEADELSISKGDIVTVTEQGEDGWWTAWKNGLCGMVPGTYLTKISQQNRDPPSPHTECLPIKLN, from the exons ATGTCTTTG GGTGCTGACTTTACTGACCAATCAGGTTATGAAGCCATTTTGCAGAGGTTACAGGATGGCAGACACATGTGCAAAGATGTGGAAGAGCTGTTTAAAATGAG AGCAATGGCTGAGGAGAGGTACGGAAGAGAGCTGGTAGCCATTGCTCGGAAAGCAGAAGGTCTAACTGAGATTGG AACATTAAAAGCATCATTTGACAAGATGAAAGCTG AGATTGAAAAGACAGGAAATCTGCACATCCAACTATCTGAAAAGATACGGGAGGACGTCCAGAAAGTCGAGGCGTTTCGAGAACACCAGAGGGAACAGAGAAAAA AGCTTGAAGAGATTATTGAAAAACTTCAGAAGTCTAAAGTGGCATTGCACAAGAAGACCATGGAG TCAAAAAGGTTACATGAGCAGAGATGTAAAGAGGCCGATGAAGCTGAGCAAGCAATAGGGAAGAAGACAAATGTGAACACCTCCACCCACCGGCAATCAGAAAAG GTGCTGAACAGGGCCCGGATATGCAGGCAATCAGCCAATCTTGCAG AAAAACAGTACACATGGAATGCTGAACAGCTACAAAAATCTCTTCAGGACTGGGAAAGCACATACAGGAGTGCGTGTGAG GTGTTTCAACAGCAGGAGTCTGAACGCATTAATATCTTACGCTGTGTGTTATGGGATCACTGCAATCTGCTGTCTGTGCAGTGTGTGAATGACGATGAG TGCTATGAAGAAGTAAGGAAGGTTTTAGAGTTGTGTGACATCATTGCTGACAACAACTGCTTCATTGAGATGAAAAAGACGAGCTGTCGTCCACCAG cACCCACTGAGTTTCAGTGTTACAGCGAAGTGAATTCTAATCAAAGTCCCAGGAGGCTTGAAACAAACAG ATTATCTGTCATGCTGCCGATTAGGGTGCCCTTTTGTG GAAACCTAGAAGGAGGCAGGAATTCGGGTGGACCCTTTACACCTGCTGAAGAAAGAGGAGGCATATCTGAGAAGTACATGGTGTTGTATAATTTTAGAGCTCAG GAAGCAGATGAGCTGTCTATAAGTAAAGGAGACATTGTCACAGTAACTGAGCAAGGTGAAGATGGGTGGTGGACAGCATGGAAAAATGGCTTATGTGGGATGGTCCCTGGAACTTACTTGACCAAAATCTCACAGCAAAATAGAGATCCTCCCTCTCCTCATACTGAATGCCTTCCCATCAAGTTGAATTAA
- the pstpip1b gene encoding proline-serine-threonine phosphatase-interacting protein 1b isoform X1, translating to MALKFCDAFWGADFTDQSGYEAILQRLQDGRHMCKDVEELFKMRAMAEERYGRELVAIARKAEGLTEIGTLKASFDKMKAEIEKTGNLHIQLSEKIREDVQKVEAFREHQREQRKKLEEIIEKLQKSKVALHKKTMESKRLHEQRCKEADEAEQAIGKKTNVNTSTHRQSEKVLNRARICRQSANLAEKQYTWNAEQLQKSLQDWESTYRSACEVFQQQESERINILRCVLWDHCNLLSVQCVNDDECYEEVRKVLELCDIIADNNCFIEMKKTSCRPPAPTEFQCYSEVNSNQSPRRLETNRLSVMLPIRVPFCGNLEGGRNSGGPFTPAEERGGISEKYMVLYNFRAQEADELSISKGDIVTVTEQGEDGWWTAWKNGLCGMVPGTYLTKISQQNRDPPSPHTECLPIKLN from the exons atggctttaaagttttgcGATGCCTTTTGG GGTGCTGACTTTACTGACCAATCAGGTTATGAAGCCATTTTGCAGAGGTTACAGGATGGCAGACACATGTGCAAAGATGTGGAAGAGCTGTTTAAAATGAG AGCAATGGCTGAGGAGAGGTACGGAAGAGAGCTGGTAGCCATTGCTCGGAAAGCAGAAGGTCTAACTGAGATTGG AACATTAAAAGCATCATTTGACAAGATGAAAGCTG AGATTGAAAAGACAGGAAATCTGCACATCCAACTATCTGAAAAGATACGGGAGGACGTCCAGAAAGTCGAGGCGTTTCGAGAACACCAGAGGGAACAGAGAAAAA AGCTTGAAGAGATTATTGAAAAACTTCAGAAGTCTAAAGTGGCATTGCACAAGAAGACCATGGAG TCAAAAAGGTTACATGAGCAGAGATGTAAAGAGGCCGATGAAGCTGAGCAAGCAATAGGGAAGAAGACAAATGTGAACACCTCCACCCACCGGCAATCAGAAAAG GTGCTGAACAGGGCCCGGATATGCAGGCAATCAGCCAATCTTGCAG AAAAACAGTACACATGGAATGCTGAACAGCTACAAAAATCTCTTCAGGACTGGGAAAGCACATACAGGAGTGCGTGTGAG GTGTTTCAACAGCAGGAGTCTGAACGCATTAATATCTTACGCTGTGTGTTATGGGATCACTGCAATCTGCTGTCTGTGCAGTGTGTGAATGACGATGAG TGCTATGAAGAAGTAAGGAAGGTTTTAGAGTTGTGTGACATCATTGCTGACAACAACTGCTTCATTGAGATGAAAAAGACGAGCTGTCGTCCACCAG cACCCACTGAGTTTCAGTGTTACAGCGAAGTGAATTCTAATCAAAGTCCCAGGAGGCTTGAAACAAACAG ATTATCTGTCATGCTGCCGATTAGGGTGCCCTTTTGTG GAAACCTAGAAGGAGGCAGGAATTCGGGTGGACCCTTTACACCTGCTGAAGAAAGAGGAGGCATATCTGAGAAGTACATGGTGTTGTATAATTTTAGAGCTCAG GAAGCAGATGAGCTGTCTATAAGTAAAGGAGACATTGTCACAGTAACTGAGCAAGGTGAAGATGGGTGGTGGACAGCATGGAAAAATGGCTTATGTGGGATGGTCCCTGGAACTTACTTGACCAAAATCTCACAGCAAAATAGAGATCCTCCCTCTCCTCATACTGAATGCCTTCCCATCAAGTTGAATTAA